NNNNNNNNNNNNNNNNNNNNNNNNNNNNNNNNNNNNNNNNNNNNNNNNNNNNNNNNNNNNNNNNNNNNNNNNNNNNNNNNNNNNNNNNNNNNNNNNNNNNNNNNNNNNNNNNNNNNNNNNNNNNNNNNNNNNNNNNNNNNNNNNNNNNNNNNNNNNNNNNNNNNNNNNNNNNNNNNNNNNNNNNNNNNNNNNNNNNNNNNNNNNNNNNNNNNNNNNNNNNNNNNNNNNNNNNNNNNNNNNNNNNNNNNNNNNNNNNNNNNNNNNNNNNNNNNNNNNNNNNNNNNNNNNNNNNNNNNNNNNNNNNNNNNNNNNNNNNNNNNNNNNNNNNNNNNNNNNNNNNNNNNNNNNNNNNNNNNNNNNNNNNNNNNNNNNNNNNNNNNNNNNNNNNNNNNNNNNNNNNNNNNNNNNNNNNNNNNNNNNNNNNNNNNNNNNNNNNNNNNNNNNNNNNNNNNNNNNNNNNNNNNNNNNNNNNNNNNNNNNNNNNNNNNNNNNNNNNNNNNNNNNNNNNNNNNNNNNNNNNNNNNNNNNNNNNNNNNNNNNNNNNNNNNNNNNNNNNNNNNNNNNNNNNNNNNNNNNNNNNNNNNNNNNNNNNNNNNNNNNNNNNNNNNNNNNNNNNNNNNNNNNNNNNNNNNNNNNNNNNNNNNNNNNNNNNNNNNNNNNNNNNNNNNNNNNNNNNNNNNNNNNNNNNNNNNNNNNNNNNNNNNNNNNNNNNNNNNNNNNNNNNNNNNNNNNNNNNNNNNNNNNNNNNNNNNNNNNNNNNNNNNNNNNNNNNNNNNNNNNNNNNNNNNNNNNNNNNNNNNNNNNNNNNNNNNNNNNNNNNNNNNNNNNNNNNNNNNNNNNNNNNNNNNNNNNNNNNNNNNNNNNNNNNNNNNNNNNNNNNNNNNNNNNNNNNNNNNNNNNNNNNNNNNNNNNNNNNNNNNNNNNNNNNNNNNNNNNNNNNNNNNNNNNNNNNNNNNNNNNNNNNNNNNNNNNNNNNNNNNNNNNNNNNNNNNNNNNNNNNNNNNNNNNNNNNNNNNNNNNNNNNNNNNNNNNNNNNNNNNNNNNNNNNNNNNNNNNNNNNNNNNNNNNNNNNNNNNNNNNNNNNNNNNNNNNNNNNNNNNNNNNNNNNNNNNNNNNNNNNNNNNNNNNNNNNNNNNNNNNNNNNNNNNNNNNNNNNNNNNNNNNNNNNNNNNNNNNNNNNNNNNNNNNNNNNNNNNNNNNNNNNNNNNNNNNNNNNNNNNNNNNNNNNNNNNNNNNNNNNNNNNNNNNNNNNNNNNNNNNNNNNNNNNNNNNNNNNNNNNNNNNNNNNNNNNNNNNNNNNNNNNNNNNNNNNNNNNNNNNNNNNNNNNNNNNNNNNNNNNNNNNNNNNNNNNNNNNNNNNNNNNNNNNNNNNNNNNNNNNNNNNNNNNNNNNNNNNNNNNNNNNNNNNNNNNNNNNNNNNNNNNNNNNNNNNNNNNNNNNNNNNNNNNNNNNNNNNNNNNNNNNNNNNNNNNNNNNNNNNNNNNNNNNNNNNNNNNNNNNNNNNNNNNNNNNNNNNNNNNNNNNNNNNNNNNNNNNNNNNNNNNNNNNNNNNNNNNNNNNNNNNNNNNNNNNNNNNNNNNNNNNNNNNNNNNNNNNNNNNNNNNNNNNNNNNNNNNNNNNNNNNNNNNNNNNNNNNNNNNNNNNNNNNNNNNNNNNNNNNNNNNNNNNNNNNNNNNNNNNNNNNNNNNNNNNNNNNNNNNNNNNNNNNNNNNNNNNNNNNNNNNNNNNNNNNNNNNNNNNNNNNNNNNNNNNNNNNNNNNNNNNNNNNNNNNNNNNNNNNNNNNNNNNNNNNNNNNNNNNNNNNNNNNNNNNNNNNNNNNNNNNNNNNNNNNNNNNNNNNNNNNNNNNNNNNNNNNNNNNNNNNNNNNNNNNNNNNNNNNNNNNNNNNNNNNNNNNNNNNNNNNNNNNNNNNNNNNNNNNNNNNNNNNNNNNNNNNNNNNNNNNNNNNNNNNNNNNNNNNNNNNNNNNNNNNNNNNNNNNNNNNNNNNNNNNNNNNNNNNNNNNNNNNNNNNNNNNNNNNNNNNNNNNNNNNNNNNNNNNNNNNNNNNNNNNNNNNNNNNNNNNNNNNNNNNNNNNNNNNNNNNNNNNNNNNNNNNNNNNNNNNNNNNNNNNNNNNNNNNNNNNNNNNNNNNNNNNNNNNNNNNNNNNNNNNNNNNNNNNNNNNNNNNNNNNNNNNNNNNNNNNNNNNNNNNNNNNNNNNNNNNNNNNNNNNNNNNNNNNNNNNNNNNNNNNNNNNNNNNNNNNNNNNNNNNNNNNNNNNNNNNNNNNNNNNNNNNNNNNNNNNNNNNNNNNNNNNNNNNNNNNNNNNNNNNNNNNNNNNNNNNNNNNNNNNNNNNNNNNNNNNNNNNNNNNNNNNNNNNNNNNNNNNNNNNNNNNNNNNNNNNNNNNNNNNNNNNNNNNNNNNNNNNNNNNNNNNNNNNNNNNNNNNNNNNNNNNNNNNNNNNNNNNNNNNNNNNNNNNNNNNNNNNNNNNNNNNNNNNNNNNNNNNNNNNNNNNNNNNNNNNNNNNNNNNNNNNNNNNNNNNNNNNNNNNNNNNNNNNNNNNNNNNNNNNNNNNNNNNNNNNNNNNNNNNNNNNNNNNNNNNNNNNNNNNNNNNNNNNNNNNNNNNNNNNNNNNNNNNNNNNNNNNNNNNNNNNNNNNNNNNNNNNNNNNNNNNNNNNNNNNNNNNNNNNNNNNNNNNNNNNNNNNNNNNNNNNNNNNNNNNNNNNNNNNNNNNNNNNNNNNNNNNNNNNNNNNNNNNNNNNNNNNNNNNNNNNNNNNNNNNNNNNNNNNNNNNNNNNNNNNNNNNNNNNNNNNNNNNNNNNNNNNNNNNNNNNNNNNNNNNNNNNNNNNNNNNNNNNNNNNNNNNNNNNNNNNNNNNNNNNNNNNNNNNNNNNNNNNNNNNNNNNNNNNNNNNNNNNNNNNNNNNNNNNNNNNNNNNNNNNNNNNNNNNNNNNNNNNNNNNNNNNNNNNNNNNNNNNNNNNNNNNNNNNNNNNNNNNNNNNNNNNNNNNNNNNNNNNNNNNNNNNNNNNNNNNNNNNNNNNNNNNNNNNNNNNNNNNNNNNNNNNNNNNNNNNNNNNNNNNNNNNNNNNNNNNNNNNNNNNNNNNNNNNNNNNNNNNNNNNNNNNNNNNNNNNNNNNNNNNNNNNNNNNNNNNNNNNNNNNNNNNNNNNNNNNNNNNNNNNNNNNNNNNNNNNNNNNNNNNNNNNNNNNNNNNNNNNNNNNNNNNNNNNNNNNNNNNNNNNNNNNNNNNNNNNNNNNNNNNNNNNNNNNNNNNNNNNNNNNNNNNNNNNNNNNNNNNNNNNNNNNNNNNNNNNNNNNNNNNNNNNNNNNNNNNNNNNNNNNNNNNNNNNNNNNNNNNNNNNNNNNNNNNNNNNNNNNNNNNNNNNNNNNNNNNNNNNNNNNNNNNNNNNNNNNNNNNNNNNNNNNNNNNNNNNNNNNNNNNNNNNNNNNNNNNNNNNNNNNNNNNNNNNNNNNNNNNNNNNNNNNNNNNNNNNNNNNNNNNNNNNNNNNNNNNNNNNNNNNNNNNNNNNNNNNNNNNNNNNNNNNNNNNNNNNNNNNNNNNNNNNNNNNNNNNNNNNNNNNNNNNNNNNNNNNNNNNNNNNNNNNNNNNNNNNNNNNNNNNNNNNNNNNNNNNNNNNNNNNNNNNNNNNNNNNNNNNNNNNNNNNNNNNNNNNNNNNNNNNNNNNNNNNNNNNNNNNNNNNNNNNNNNNNNNNNNNNNNNNNNNNNNNNNNNNNNNNNNNNNNNNNNNNNNNNNNNNNNNNNNNNNNNNNNNNNNNNNNNNNNNNNNNNNNNNNNNNNNNNNNNNNNNNNNNNNNNNNNNNNNNNNNNNNNNNNNNNNNNNNNNNNNNNNNNNNNNNNNNNNNNNNNNNNNNNNNNNNNNNNNNNNNNNNNNNNNNNNNNNNNNNNNNNNNNNNNNNNNNNNNNNNNNNNNNNNNNNNNNNNNNNNNNNNNNNNNNNNNNNNNNNNNNNNNNNNNNNNNNNNNNNNNNNNNNNNNNNNNNNNNNNNNNNNNNNNNNNNNNNNNNNNNNNNNNNNNNNNNNNNNNNNNNNNNNNNNNNNNNNNNNNNNNNNNNNNNNNNNNNNNNNNNNNNNNNNNNNNNNNNNNNNNNNNNNNNNNNNNNNNNNNNNNNNNNNNNNNNNNNNNNNNNNNNNNNNNNNNNNNNNNNNNNNNNNNNNNNNNNNNNNNNNNNNNNNNNNNNNNNNNNNNNNNNNNNNNNNNNNNNNNNNNNNNNNNNNNNNNNNNNNNNNNNNNNNNNNNNNNNNNNNNNNNNNNNNNNNNNNNNNNNNNNNNNNNNNNNNNNNNNNNNNNNNNNNNNNNNNNNNNNNNNNNNNNNNNNNNNNNNNNNNNNNNNNNNNNNNNNNNNNNNNNNNNNNNNNNNNNNNNNNNNNNNNNNNNNNNNNNNNNNNNNNNNNNNNNNNNNNNNNNNNNNNNNNNNNNNNNNNNNNNNNNNNNNNNNNNNNNNNNNNNNNNNNNNNNNNNNNNNNNNNNNNNNNNNNNNNNNNNNNNNNNNNNNNNNNNNNNNNNNNNNNNNNNNNNNNNNNNNNNNNNNNNNNNNNNNNNNNNNNNNNNNNNNNNNNNNNNNNNNNNNNNNNNNNNNNNNNNNNNNNNNNNNNNNNNNNNNNNNNNNNNNNNNNNNNNNNNNNNNNNNNNNNNNNNNNNNNNNNNNNNNNNNNNNNNNNNNNNNNNNNNNNNNNNNNNNNNNNNNNNNNNNNNNNNNNNNNNNNNNNNNNNNNNNNNNNNNNNNNNNNNNNNNNNNNNNNNNNNNNNNNNNNNNNNNNNNNNNNNNNNNNNNNNNNNNNNNNNNNNNNNNNNNNNNNNNNNNNNNNNNNNNNNNNNNNNNNNNNNNNNNNNNNNNNNNNNNNNNNNNNNNNNNNNNNNNNNNNNNNNNNNNNNNNNNNNNNNNNNNNNNNNNNNNNNNNNNNNNNNNNNNNNNNNNNNNNNNNNNNNNNNNNNNNNNNNNNNNNNNNNNNNNNNNNNNNNNNNNNNNNNNNNNNNNNNNNNNNNNNNNNNNNNNNNNNNNNNNNNNNNNNNNNNNNNNNNNNNNNNNNNNNNNNNNNNNNNNNNNNNNNNNNNNNNNNNNNNNNNNNNNNNNNNNNNNNNNNNNNNNNNNNNNNNNNNNNNNNNNNNNNNNNNNNNNNNNNNNNNNNNNNNNNNNNNNNNNNNNNNNNNNNNNNNNNNNNNNNNNNNNNNNNNNNNNNNNNNNNNNNNNNNNNNNNNNNNNNNNNNNNNNNNNNNNNNNNNNNNNNNNNNNNNNNNNNNNNNNNNNNNNNNNNNNNNNNNNNNNNNNNNNNNNNNNNNNNNNNNNNNNNNNNNNNNNNNNNNNNNNNNNNNNNNNNNNNNNNNNNNNNNNNNNNNNNNNNNNNNNNNNNNNNNNNNNNNNNNNNNNNNNNNNNNNNNNNNNNNNNNNNNNNNNTGGGGTTTGGGGGAAGGCGGGGGGCAGTGTTGAATGTGTTTGGGGGAGGGCAGGGTGGTGCTGGATGGGTTTGGGAGTGgtcagggggcagtgttggatggggtttggaGGCGGGCAGATGGGCACCTGCCcgcctttggataattgaggttcctctgtatggaCAAGCCAATAAGAGGtgaggtcacattggatttggtactgggtaaggaACCTggacaggtgttagatttggagtaggtgagcactttggtgatagtgaccacaatttggttatgtttactttagcgatggaaagggataggtatataacgcAGGGCATGcattattgctgggggaaaggcaattatgatgtgaataAGCAAGTTTTAGGATGCTtaggatgtggaaggaaactgcaggggatggacacaattgaaatgtggagtttattcacaTTTGCCTTTGATAACTATGTACATGTCAGGCAGGGCAGAAGTGGTCGAccaagggagccgtggtttattaaagaagttgaatctcttgtcgagaggaagaagaaagcttatgttaggaGGAAATGTGAAGGCTTAGTTTGGGCGCTTAAGAGTTACAAGTtggtcaggaaagacctaaagagagagctaagaagagccaagaggagACGTGAGAtgtcattggcaggtaggatcaaggaaaacctcaAGCTTTCTAGAGGTaaatgaggaataaaagaatgactagaaaaaGATTacagccaatcaaggacagtagtgggaagttgtgcacggagtccgaggagataggggaagaactaaatgaatatttttccttagtattcacactggaaaaaaacaatgttgttgcggagaatactgagatacagactcctcgactggatgggattgaggttcacaaggaggaggtgtcagtgattctgcagaatgtgaaaataggcaagtcccctgggctggatgggatttatccgaggattctctgggaacacagagaggagattgcagagcttttggcttttatctttatgtcatcattgtctacaggaatagtgagagtagactggaggatagcaaatgttgccctcTTGTTAAGAAATGGAGTAAAGACAGTCCTGGCAagtatagaccaatgagccttgcttccgttgtgggtaaagtgttggaaaaggcttataacagataggatttataatcttcgagaaaggaataagttgttttgggatagttaacatgattttgtgaaggggtTGGTCGTACCTCAAgctttattgagttatttgagaaggtgaccaaacaagtgcatgaaggtaaagtggtgtatatgaatttcaacggttccccacagtaggctatttcACAAAATACAGGGTTTTGGGATTGAcggcgatttagcggtttggaacAGAAactggcgagctgaaagaagacagagtgtggtggttgatgggaaatgttaatcctggaTTTCAGTTACTGGTGGCATACTGCAGGGAtttgttttgagtccactgctgtttgtcatttttataagtgacttggaagaAGGCGTAGAAGGATgcgttagtacatttgcagatggcaccaaggTTAGGTGAGTTGTGGGTACTGCTGAAGGATTTTGCAGTTTACAGAGGGCCAAAGATTAGCTGCTAAGCGAGATTGAGAGATGGGAAATTGAGTTTAGAGTGGAAAaatttgaggtgattcactttggaaggagtaacaggaataaagagtattgggctaatggtaagattcttggaagtgcagaagagcagagagatctcagtgtccatgtacatagatccctgaaagttgccacccagattgatataattgttaagaaggcatatggtgtgtaggcttttgttggtagagggatggTGTTTCGGAtccatgaggtcatgttacagctgtgcaaaactctggtgcggccacacttggagtattgcatgcagttctggtcactgcattgtaggaagggtgtggaagcttcgGAAAGTGatagaggagatttattaggatgttgcctggtatggagggaaggtcttacgaggaaaggctgagggactttaggctgttttcgttagagcaaagaagtttgagaggtgactggATTGAgaagtataagataatcagagggttagttcaggtggacagggagagcttttttcctcggatggtgatggctggtaTGTGGAGACATAGCtataaactgaggggtgataaatataggacaaatgtcagaggtagtttctttactcagagagtagtaggggcatggaacacactgcctgcaacatagTTGACtcaccaagtttaagggcatttaaatggttattggataaacacatggatgaaaatggaatagtgtaggatagataggcttctgATTAGTTCCACAgctcggcgcaacattgagggctgaagggcctgtactgcgctctaaTGTTTTATATTCTCGTATTCATGCAATGTAATTTGTAGAAATATATGCATAAATCAAAGCACATGTAGGCTATAGTTGCATTTTTTACATCTCCTTCCCTTTCGAAATTAAAATGTTACACTGGTAGCTCtctaatcctctgggacttctcgtgaatctaaggaattttggagGATTGCCACCAATACATCCACTTGAGTTACTTATTGTATCTCAGGATGCAATGTTCAGTTCATCGCAAGACATACATTTAAAGACTCTGTGAGGTTGTGGAGGTGATTTATTGTTTCTActagggatgaggaatttcagttcagGAGTGATGCTGCAGAAATAGGGGCTGTTCTTCACAGAGTCggtgaagagaaattgaacagaagTAGGCAAGTCCATGGTATCATCAATGAGAAGGAAGTGTTCATACTGACGTATTGTAGTAGCCAGAAACCCAAGTGGGAAATAATTGGACGGTGAAATAGAAGGGAGTGAGAAATCAAAATATTTACTCACTGAGTGGATGCAATATGGTCTGGCCTGCCTGACAGGATGGTGGATATTGACACTAGAATAATCCAGAGGGGAAATGGATAAGTCCTTGAAAGTAAAAAATGAATGAAGATTTTCTTTGATCTCTGATTTATGGGCAAAACCCTGCTCCATGGTGTTGTGAGCCCACAGATGATCAGCTCAGATATAAGATGATTTCGGGATGGAATTGAATTCTAATGCAGGCAAATTGTTTCATTTGATGGATCTGAGAATCAGAGTGAGAGGGAGTTTCACAATTGTTCTCAGTTGCTCTCGAAATTGCCTTTGGGTCACGGTGTATATACAAGTGTTTGTACAAGTAGTGAGGAGAGAGACAAGGTATCCAATGGTACCTGCAGTTGGGGGCAGTGGAGAATAACCATGCATTAATGCAATTCGTTGAAGTAGGAAACATACCACATAAGGAGTCCATAAAATAATGAAGCTGCCTGAGATAGCaaatagtaaaatgatggattttctgCGTTTGCCCATCTCTGGGTCATGGGGCCTCTCCCTGTCACTGTCCTtctggagtctcctgcgggctttgCTTGCTACTAAAACATGTCTGACAGTCAGAGTGTTCAAAAAAGGAATAATAGCAAATGGCAGTAAAGGAGATAGAAGGCGATGGAGTACACCATATAACGTCCAGTAGATTGAAGTGTAAAACTCTGGTTTTGTGATGCAAAACCACGGCAGGTTATTGAAGATGTATTTGGATTGGAATATGAAAAACCAGGGAATGCTTTCCAAACAGCTCAGTGCACTCACTGTTCCAATAATCATGGCTGCAGTTTTCTCGgtacaatattttgttttaaacttatgGCAGCGaatagccacaaatcgatcaaaggtgaaagcaacaGTCAACCAGACAGAATTCATTGTGGTTGCCGGAATGAACACCATAATCAGACTACAGACATGTGTAATATCCAGGAAAGACACTGGGAAATACATAATAAGCCATCTCAGCATGCCATCAGTGATGACAACGAGGAGATCTGCTGCCGCCATGGCTATCAGGTACCGGGTGATACACTTAGATAGACCGCAGTTTCCCTGGGAAAGGATTACAATCGCCAACACATTAACtgtaataaatatataaaaccaggTGAATAGATTTAGTACATGAGTTTGACCAGAGTTGAATTTTCTGCATCAAAAAATTGATAATTACAAATGTTTCTACATGTGTTTTTATAAGCAATGTTTTTGAAATATAACACTTTTGTAATCCAATAGTAAGAAATTGAAGTAATATCAATCTCAAAAAAAAGTCTGATTACTCCTCAGATTTTGCATTgcaggtaattagattagattagattacattacaatgtggaaacaggcccttcggcccaacaagtccacaccgacccgccgaagctaaacccacccatacccctacatttaccccttacctaacactacgggcaatttagtatggccaattcacctgaccctgcacatctttgcactgtgggaggaaaccggagcaccccgaggaaacccacgcagacacggggagaacgtgcaaactccacacagtcagtcgcctgaggcaggaattgaacccaggtctctggcgctgtgaggcagcagtgctaaccactgtgccactgtgccgcccctaaaTGTCTCAGATATCACCATCATCATCCCAGATTCTGTCCTGTCTGACCAGCAACACATCCATCAGAGGTATGATACTGATATACAGTCAGGAAAGAAGTCCTTACCGTTGACGCTGGATTTCTTGAAGTCTTATGGAATCAGATTAAAAATGGGCAAGGAAACATCTTGCTATTTACCATATACTGTTCTCAGACGGCTAGTGAATCAGTATCCCCTCAAAATGATTAACACTTGAAACAAACACTGAATGTAGCAAGTGCACAAAATGCAGTCTGGCTGGGGAACGTCAATGCACATCACAAAAGAGTCACTGTTTGGGTCCGAAAGGGCACAGCTGCTCAACTGCATCTGCAGTGGgtagtgaaggaaccaacaaaaggaaaaacatacctgaccctATTCTTTCAAACCTGCTGGCTGCAGATTTATTTGTCCGTGATAGTATCGAGAAGAGTGAACATCGTGAGGTCCTGTGGAAACCAAGTTCCACCTTCACAATGAGAATACCCTCCAGCATCAtcatgctaaatgagacagacttcaaactAGCAACTCAATTCTGGGCGCTGTGAGCCAACAGGATCTGAATCATACTCTAACACAAACTGCAACTTCATTGCCCAGCATataccccactcaaccattaccatcaagtcaggggattGGTCCATTTGAATGGAGACCACcagaaggcatgccaggagcagtaccaggcataaATAAAAATGTGTCGGCAACCTGGCGAAGCTGCCATCAGCATTAATGGTGTgcaaaacagcaaaagcagcaagtgcGAGAAAGAGCTGTGCAATCCCATAACCAAAGGCACAGATGAACACTCTGCAGAGTTATACCATATGCggtaattatagaatccctccagaatctctacagtggaaacaggcccttcagcccaacaactccacactgatcctccaaagagtaacccatccagacccattcccctaccctattactcaacatttaccccgactaatgcccctaacccatacatccctgaacactatgggcagttttgcatggccaattcacctaaccatgcacatctttggattatgggaggaaaccggagcagccagaggaaacccatgcagatgcgggAAGAATAtaccaactccacacagaaagtcacccaagggtggaatcgaacccaggtccctagtgttatgagggagcagtgctaaccactgagccatcgtgcactgtaatggaaaattaactacacaaatatccccatcctcaatgatggaagagcccagcatatcagtgtaGAAGATAAGTCTGAAGTATTCACAACAATGTGTATCAAGAAATGCCAAGTAGATGATCTATCTTGGCCAGCTCCAGAGggccccagcattacagatgtcTTCAGTCAATTTAATTCACTGCACCCAATATCAAAAAAATGTTGTAAGCACTACATCCTGCAAAGAATATAGGTCATGACTGACATTCCAGCAGCCTTATGCATCAGAACCTAATCATcgctaagctgttccagttcagttccaacactgacatctacttgaccatgtggaaaattgaccaggtGAGTCCTGCATGCAAAAAACAGAAAAAGTCCAACCCAGCCAATCACAGCCCCATCAGTCCATTCTTGAAAGTGatagaagatgtcatcaacagtgcaatcaagGAACACATAACTCGCACACTGATGCTCAGCTTAGGTTctaccagggccattcagctcctgacctcatcccAGCCTTGCTTCAAGCATGGCTAAGTAGCttaattccaaaggtgaggtgagaatgacaacCTTTGACatgaaggctgcatttgacagagcATGGCATCAAGGGCCaacgcaaaactggaatcaatggggcGATCTGCAAACAAGCTCTACGCTGGTTATATTCATATCTGGAAtacaggaaaatggttgtggttcaTAGAAGTtattcatctcagctccagaacctCTCTGAAACTTATTTATCAGTTAGAACTTGAGTAAGCAGAGATACACAAAGagttaaaaatttaaaacaaaatttcaaaactatttaaataaaacaaggaTGGGgggtcaggtgatgtgttgtttctgcatgttgggggagctggtggaccccattgtggtccCAGTGACCATATCTGTAGTAAATGTTGGTTCCtggaggaactctggctcagagtcgaAGAGTtagagtctgagcttcaaacattgtaacACATCAGGGAGGAGGAGAGTTAGACAGCTGCTGtttttcaggagacagtcacactctTTAGACTAACTAACTTGATTcagccagtggtcagggacaggagggtgtggctCTGGGTGAGACagatagagggatccaggaggtggagatgcaggagcctcagcccctgtccttgtccaacaggttcaaatGTTTTTCTCCCTGTGGACGAAAATGGGCTCAGcagagaggatgaggcaactgaccacagcattgtggtacagggagccattcaagtgggaggagaggagagaaatattgttgtaattggggataataTCACTAGAGGcacagacactgttctctgtgaccaggaccGAGAggcctgaaggttgtgttgcctgcctggtgctcggGTTTGGGTTCAGGAGGAacgtggagtgggaggggaaatatcCAGTGGTCGTGGTCTATGTAGGTACCAATGAATCGATAAAACAAGGAGCTGGgtcacaagatacaccaggagacagAAAGATGTGTAGAAAAGGCAAAGtgacagtgatcatgggggatttcaatctgCAGGTGGAATGGGAAAATCAGGTTCATCGTAGAttgtaagaaaaggaatttgtgaaatgtccaCAACATGACTTTtttgagcagcttgtggtggagcccactcgtGAATAGGCAATGGTGGATTTAGTGGTGTGCAATGAGACAGATTTGatcagggagcttaaggtgaaggaacccttcggAGGATGTGATcaaaatatgattgaatttactctgcaattttaGAGGGAGGAGTTAGAATCAGAgataacggtattacagctgaataaaggcaacaatgattgaggagctgggtagaattgactgggagaggagcctagcaggaaataCAGTGGAACCACAAAGGCAgatgtttctgggagtaattccggagaaacagcagagattcgtcccaaggaaaaagaagcatgatacagggaggatgaggcaaccatggctgacaagggaagtcagggatagcatagaaaCAAAAGGGAAAGCATATTTGCAAagtgtggggggaaaccagaggattaggaaTCTTACAAAGGCctacagagggcaacaaaaaagaaaaaaaagggagaagaTCAAATATTAGGATAAGCCAGCCAGTAATATTAAGGAAGATGGTAAGAGTTTCTTTAgttatataaagggcaaaagagaagcaaaaataAACAGTGAGCTGCTGGAAAATAGCGCTGGAGAGATTGCAGTGGGGAACAATGAATggactgaggaactgaataattatttcacgtcagtcttcatgatggaagacacgagtaatttcccaaaaattcaagagagtgagggggaagaGCTGATTATCGCTGCCATCACTAAAGAGAATGTGCGAGAAAAACTGCATGCCTTGAAGGTGGCTAACTGACCTGAACTTGATCCCTTTTCAAATCTGTCTCATTATACAACACTAAATCCACTATTGCCTTTTCCcaagtgggctccaccacaagctgctccaaaaagccatgttgtggacatttcacaaattccttttcttgcaatctacTACCAACCTAAtattcccagtccacctgtaGATTGAAATCCTCCATGATCACTGTCACTTTGCCTTTCAT
This genomic window from Chiloscyllium plagiosum isolate BGI_BamShark_2017 chromosome 17, ASM401019v2, whole genome shotgun sequence contains:
- the LOC122558654 gene encoding G-protein coupled receptor 52-like, with protein sequence MAAADLLVVITDGMLRWLIMYFPVSFLDITHVCSLIMVFIPATTMNSVWLTVAFTFDRFVAIRCHKFKTKYCTEKTAAMIIGTVSALSCLESIPWFFIFQSKYIFNNLPWFCITKPEFYTSIYWTLYGVLHRLLSPLLPFAIIPFLNTLTVRHVLVASKARRRLQKDSDRERPHDPEMGKRRKSIILLFAISGSFIILWTPYVVCFLLQRIALMHGYSPLPPTAGTIGYLVSLLTTCTNTCIYTVTQRQFREQLRTIVKLPLTLILRSIK